The Pirellulales bacterium genome window below encodes:
- a CDS encoding DUF481 domain-containing protein, producing the protein MLRRTLLLRVVLLGLGCVGGSPAPAQSTGPAVLPPPEAGGIADAIPLPAYESLLSSPQASPAETPLTDLVAEPVTPTPYWYQPAYWFGPVPWDAGVELGINGSQGNNETFSMRSGGHLKRETPSWKFDSSLAYNKNHANGVETQNNGKLDVRLDRILAASPWSVFYLGNLIYDEFQTWDTQLSLNTGVGRQIFKTPDLDLTARFGAGAVREFGGVNNDWAPQALFGADYSHQISPSQKLVGKVDYYPEWADFNNYRVVTDLGWQVALDKPKNVSLKVSVIDWYDSTPDGASPNTLNYAVLLIWAL; encoded by the coding sequence ATGCTTCGCCGAACACTCTTGCTGCGAGTCGTCCTGTTGGGCTTGGGTTGCGTCGGCGGTTCGCCGGCGCCGGCCCAATCGACGGGTCCGGCCGTGCTGCCGCCGCCGGAGGCGGGGGGGATCGCCGACGCGATTCCGCTCCCCGCGTACGAATCGCTTCTCTCGTCCCCGCAGGCGTCGCCGGCCGAGACGCCGCTGACCGACCTGGTCGCCGAGCCCGTCACTCCGACCCCCTACTGGTACCAGCCGGCGTACTGGTTCGGCCCCGTCCCGTGGGACGCGGGCGTCGAACTGGGGATCAACGGCAGCCAGGGGAACAACGAAACGTTCAGCATGCGCTCCGGCGGGCATCTCAAACGCGAGACCCCGAGTTGGAAGTTCGACTCGTCGCTCGCCTACAACAAGAACCACGCCAACGGCGTCGAGACGCAGAACAACGGCAAGCTCGACGTGCGGCTCGATCGGATCCTGGCCGCGTCCCCCTGGTCGGTGTTCTATCTGGGCAACCTGATCTACGACGAGTTTCAGACCTGGGACACACAGCTTTCGCTCAATACGGGCGTGGGACGCCAAATCTTCAAGACCCCCGATCTGGACCTGACCGCGCGGTTCGGCGCCGGCGCCGTCCGCGAGTTCGGCGGCGTCAACAACGACTGGGCGCCGCAGGCCCTGTTCGGCGCCGACTACTCGCACCAAATCTCGCCGAGTCAGAAGCTCGTCGGCAAGGTCGACTACTATCCCGAGTGGGCCGACTTCAACAACTATCGCGTCGTCACCGACCTAGGATGGCAAGTTGCGCTCGACAAGCCCAAGAACGTCAGCCTGAAAGTCTCGGTGATCGACTGGTACGACAGCACGCCCGACGGCGCCTCGCCCAATACGCTCAACTACGCGGTGTTGCTGATCTGGGCGCTGTGA
- a CDS encoding ABC transporter permease subunit: MNLVLFCRYLRDSAGMLAACTALMVGFLWLRSWVSAMIEFDAFIKLFSEGLKAFSKLLPVPIEQLATPLGRLAFGYEEGPVLLASGLWAIARGSECLAGQLGSGTMEMLLAQPVRRASVVGAHTAVTLLGAVALAAAAWCGSGLGIATAGFADPPPWSAYLPASINLAGLIVCVTGIATLASAWARSRPQAVALVIGFYIVELALMIVARIAPRFAWFEQLTILSAYEPTRLVLAMTADRSAAMPTFLACNAVLYGVGLACLGLATLRFCRRDVPAPL; encoded by the coding sequence ATGAACCTGGTCCTCTTTTGCCGCTACCTGCGCGACTCGGCCGGCATGCTCGCGGCGTGCACGGCGCTGATGGTCGGGTTTCTGTGGCTGCGGTCGTGGGTGTCGGCGATGATCGAGTTCGACGCCTTCATCAAGCTGTTCAGCGAGGGGCTCAAGGCGTTCAGCAAATTGCTGCCTGTGCCGATCGAGCAGCTCGCAACTCCGTTGGGGCGATTGGCGTTCGGCTACGAGGAGGGCCCGGTGCTGTTGGCGTCGGGGCTGTGGGCGATCGCCCGCGGGTCGGAGTGCTTGGCCGGGCAACTCGGCTCGGGGACCATGGAGATGCTGCTCGCCCAGCCGGTGCGCCGAGCGAGCGTCGTCGGCGCCCACACGGCGGTCACGCTGCTGGGCGCCGTGGCGCTGGCCGCAGCCGCGTGGTGCGGTTCAGGGCTGGGGATCGCCACCGCCGGGTTCGCCGATCCCCCGCCCTGGTCGGCGTATCTGCCCGCGTCGATCAATCTGGCCGGGTTGATCGTTTGCGTCACGGGGATCGCGACGCTCGCCTCGGCCTGGGCCCGCAGCCGCCCGCAGGCCGTGGCGCTGGTGATCGGGTTCTACATCGTCGAATTGGCGCTGATGATCGTGGCCCGCATCGCCCCGCGATTCGCGTGGTTCGAGCAGTTGACGATCCTGTCGGCGTACGAGCCGACGCGGCTGGTGCTCGCCATGACCGCTGATCGCTCGGCGGCGATGCCGACGTTCCTGGCCTGCAACGCAGTGCTGTATGGCGTCGGACTTGCGTGCCTGGGGTTGGCGACGTTGCGGTTCTGTCGCCGAGACGTCCCGGCGCCGCTGTAG
- a CDS encoding YiiD C-terminal domain-containing protein, protein MSQSPVTLLQATLLREMPICAAMEIQAAAWDADRLTVVMPLEPNRNHQSTAFAGSLSALCTITGWGTVFLLLHQRGLYGNIVIRRSQIRFLRPVRDPQIRAASLPVPVDQSGYFFELLLSKGMSKIDVAVEIADAEGPLVAFTGSYVVQDLEEVIGDL, encoded by the coding sequence ATGAGCCAGTCCCCCGTCACGTTGCTGCAAGCGACTCTGCTGCGCGAAATGCCGATCTGCGCAGCGATGGAGATTCAAGCGGCCGCCTGGGACGCGGATCGGTTGACCGTCGTCATGCCGCTCGAGCCGAATCGCAATCACCAATCGACGGCTTTTGCCGGCAGTCTCAGTGCGCTCTGCACGATCACCGGGTGGGGCACGGTGTTCCTGTTGCTTCACCAGCGCGGGCTGTACGGCAACATCGTCATCCGCCGAAGCCAGATTCGCTTCCTTCGTCCTGTGCGCGACCCCCAAATTCGCGCCGCCAGCCTGCCGGTCCCCGTCGACCAATCCGGCTACTTCTTCGAGTTGCTCTTGAGCAAAGGGATGTCCAAGATTGACGTCGCGGTGGAGATCGCCGACGCCGAGGGTCCCCTCGTGGCGTTCACCGGTTCGTACGTGGTGCAGGACTTGGAGGAAGTCATCGGCGATTTGTGA